In Callospermophilus lateralis isolate mCalLat2 chromosome 4, mCalLat2.hap1, whole genome shotgun sequence, one genomic interval encodes:
- the Maff gene encoding transcription factor MafF — protein sequence MSVDPLSSKALKVKRELSENTPHLSDEALMGLSVRELNRNLRGLSAEEVTRLKQRRRTLKNRGYAASCRVKRVCQKEELQKQKSELEREVDKLARENAAMRLELDALRGKCEALQGFARSVAAARGPAALVAPASVITIVKSAPGPGPAPGPDPAPGPAACS from the exons ATGTCTGTGGATCCCTTATCCAGCAAAGCCCTGAAG GTCAAGCGCGAGCTGAGCGAGAACACGCCGCACCTGTCGGACGAGGCGCTGATGGGGCTGTCGGTGCGCGAGCTCAACCGGAACCTGCGCGGGCTCTCGGCCGAGGAGGTGACGCGGCTCAAGCAGCGGCGCCGCACGCTCAAGAACCGCGGCTACGCCGCCAGCTGCCGCGTGAAGCGCGTGTGCCAGAAGGAGGAGCTGCAGAAACAGAAGTCGGAGCTGGAGCGCGAGGTGGACAAGCTGGCGCGCGAGAACGCCGCCATGCGCCTGGAGCTCGACGCGCTGCGCGGCAAGTGCGAGGCGCTGCAGGGCTTCGCGCGCTCGGTGGCCGCCGCCCGCGGGCCAGCCGCGCTCGTGGCGCCCGCCAGCGTCATCACTATCGTCAAGTCGGCGCCGGGCCCTGGCCCCGCCCCCGGCCCGGACCCCGCCCCCGGCCCGGCCGCCTGCTCCTAG